GCCTGAACAGTGTTTGTATTCTTCTGCAAGTATTCTGTTTTTCCACCCACATTATAAAAAGACATGCATGTCAGGTGAACTGGAAATACTAAATTAATTCTACATGAGTCAGTGTGGATCTATGCCCATGTGAATGACTGACTGTGCCCTGTAGTATACTTGCACCCCATGGAAACCTGGCCCCTACATTGTTTTTTTATGCTACTGAGATGGGCTCTGACCCACAAGAAAATGAGCTGAAAAAAGTGTGCTTAATAACAGATGTAGCATTTGGGTGGGTGTTAATGAAAGATTTTCCTATCATAATTTCTGCCTATATTCCTTTTAGTTTATTCTCATATTTTCACTTTAtattaatgattttattatttgttattataagaaacatatcaaaaatcatgatatactttttaaattataagatGCTAATCTATGACACATTAAATCTATCTTTTTGCATCATCAAATTCCTGCCTCTACTGTACATAGAAGGtactaaatgaaaaattaatacattttctaagaaataatctaataaaataataaccaaAGTTCTTAACTTTAGGAAGAATTAGGTTGAAGATATATACCAGCATTCACATACAATTCTCACTTGCATATAAATAtcataacatatttaaatatctatAGAATAAAGTTTTTTAAAGATATGATGTACAccgaattattataaaatattactggAAAAACCTAATGATTTTATGTATTGATAATTATCAATACacataaacaataacaatgtTTAATGGAAGTATAATGAGGTAATACTCATccttatgtatttatatttatttatgtatcatatatatatattttccagtAAACCATCAAATAGCCTAGCAGAAGTCATAAACGCACTGAATACCAAAGTGAGGGTTTATGCAATGAAATAGGaattcaaaataatttataaacaatataagATTTTCAGACTACTCCACTACAACAGAAGTATGCTGTTACTTTTCTTATACTCCACTAGTGCAGCAAACTACAGATTGAGACTGCATATACATCTACAATACAGATATTTATTATGAGCACTGTAAATCAGAGAGATGAGGCCAGTTTTAATATCCAGTTCTTGGCATATGTACTGCTTAAGTCTATCAGCTTTATACTATGaccatatttttttattgtattagtaCCTGCAGCCATGGTCTAATGATCTACTGAGCATACATTCATAATTGAGGATTCAGGActacatatttttaatgtgacAATGAGTTTAATGGATTTCTGAAACCACGGATAAAACAAAGCATATATAATTGGATTCATACCAGAGTTAAAATATGCTAgccataaaaaaatgttaaaaatggcaTCAGGTACAACCACATCAGTGTATGCATTCATAATTGCACACAGGTAGAAAGgcacacaaaaaagaagaaaaacaaatatgacaATCCCTAATGTTTTAGCAGCTTTCCTTTCAGATTTTTTAGGTATTTTGTTTTGATCTGCTTCTTTTGTTTTGATCTGCTGATTtactgtgttaattttttttaaatgtctcctTACAACCATGAAGACTTTTGAATATAGACATATAATTAcagtacaaggaaaaataaaagttacaatAAGGTCCACTATTCCCCAAACTTTAGTATAAAATCCTACACACTCACCAAGGCAGACAAAACCATCATCACGGGTCAAATAATGTCCCTTGAAAAACAAAATTGCCCATGCATATAATACAGATAATATCCAACTACTTGAAATACCTATCTGTATAAGAGGAATTGTAATCTTAGTACCATAAAGCAAAGGATCACACACAGCAACATACCGATCAATAGCAATGAATACCAAATTACTGACAGAAACTGTGGTCAGCAGAAAGCCAAGTAAAGCATGGAAATAACAAAAATTGTCCCCAAAATACCAGCAGTCTTCTatgatttgaattatttttggagGCATTAAAAATATGCCAATCAAAAAATCTGCAGCTGCAAGAGAAAGCACAAGAAAGTTACTCGGTGTATGAAGCTGCCTAAAATGAGAGACAGAAATGACCACCAGCAAGTTACCGAAGATGGTGAGAATCAGAGAAATTGATGAGCAAATATACAAAATCACATATGTCTCTCTTGATCTTGTTCGTCTGAGGCAAGAGGTGTTTTCAAGAAGATAGCAATACTGTTGGTCAGACTTCAAATTGTTAGCATCCATCATATTTATGAGtactttgcttttgaaattaaatatgcaacaaaatatggagaaagtcATTTTACAGTGTCAGCTAAGCAATATttataaacagatcaaaacacaTATAAATCCTACACCCCCAAGGGATCAATTATGTTTTGATCTCATCTGAAAAGAGTGCAGGGATGATGCAAATTCTGAAGCCAGTTATTTCAGTTTGGGGGCGGTCATGATCTTTTTAACTTTCAACTTTGAGAAAAAAAGGACAGTTTAATTCTTAAACTACAATAACTACACTTTAAACAAGGACTCTCAAAATAACAGAACAACCTGGAAAAAGATGATAAAACTTGAgaatttgctttttattattgggtaGTATCTTTTTTTAAGTACTGCACAGAATGCAAGAACTCAACAGACATTTCACTGTCACTTAGTGCATTGTCTCTCAAAAGTGCAagcaaaaaaacaatgaaatccaaagtttatttttaatattcaaagGGGTGAAGCTCTAAACCATCACAcaggaagaaaacaaatgaataaattgtTTGATCCTATAATACTTTGTgcaaagtctatctatctatctatctatctatctatctatctatctatctatctatctatctatctatctatctatctatctatctatctatctatctatctatctatctatctatctatctacagtatctatctaagtCATAAGTTTACACTTCCAGGCTTCAATTGCAATTGCACAGTATTGTTGCAGAAACATGAAGGGGGACCtacattggtggattgctacTGAAAATGATAGCTATAACAGCAAGTTTGGTATCTGTGAAATTTCTGTATAAGATTAACTAAAAATCacttcatatatacagtaaatgtatttttatgctgCAGTAAGCTAAAAATGGCCCTTGGCACTTTCTTACCTTTCTCTAATGGTCAATTCTGACTGGTGGACTAACACCCTTTGAGTAAGTGAAGCATGATAGACTGGTAtgggaaaaacaatattaatgttaGGCCACATCCTACTCTACTACAGAAGACTAAATGTCCAATACCCAATTGGAGCTGCCCTaataattagcaataagatgggGAAGCTGCCTTTTGAATGACAGCCATTTGGACCTAGACTTCTCAGGGCCCGACTTAACTGAAGACACACCTAGCTAACAGTGATTGTATATTATACAGCAACAgaggatgttgatgaagaagaCAAGGCCAACTTCTTCAACGAAAAGCGGGctaaagcagaagaagtaaaactGCATGACATGCTGCTAATAATCTATGAGTCATTTATGAGTATCTATGTGAGTTTTGCCAAGAGAATAATCAGATTGTAGGTGGAATCTTGTTCCAACTTAAAAACATTCACAAAACAACATTACCTTGAATGGCCAAAAGTAGATTAATTACATAAACAAATCAAAGAAGCACTTAAAAATATGCTAAGGTGCTGAGAGGATGTGCTGATGTGCTGATGTCAGCTTTGCAAACGAGAGAGGCTGCTGAGAGTTACTGAGAGTTTTTGAGCTTTCTGTGGTGttagagttaattaaaaaaatacattttgctcctttaaacttgggttttggttgccgctaaggaaccgtgcaggaatttttaaagcttttttcttttagaagggttttttgctTTTACGCGTACTTTCTCCTGCACAAGAGCAAAAGTTGCTGAGTATTTGGAGGTgtgcttggaaaagttacttgtacatTGTGACAAgaaagtcataaaaaggtttggggcagcacctgtgtattatccctggctgcaattggTTTTTTAGAAATAGATTGCACAGATGtgcacaagtcagagtccaatacagaactgttCAACTGGtggtaagatggtggttttaaaggcccATACAGGATATAATGTCAAAGGGGCCCAAACcagaaggatcttcctccataaACTTGGAccaggacgtgacatcatcaaaagggcaGGAACTGGGATAGTGCTCCTCCTTAGgtttggaaccggaagtgacttcatcgctcagtttagatggccggtcagctctaggaagagtcctggtggtttcgaacttcttccacttacagatgatggaggccactgtgctcattgggaccttcaaagcagcagaaatttttctgtaacccttcccagatttgtgcctcgtgaCAATCCtgtcacagaggtctacagacaattcctttgacttggtttgtgctctgtgtggtggattgccggcttttgattccggctctcacccccaggccgccaggaggagctctcccaacagcgtgaacgtcccccgagttccagcagggcctcatggactatgtagtttttatacgcagccctgctggataccttgggggccatcaggcgtcgctgtaagggggctcgtaggctcgtatgtgccctataacccgggagtacgtcatggtcacgtgacgggaagaaacaacgtgctcacggggtgaagaaaaggactgtttaccctgacccggaaggaataaggaactgtggactgttgggcaggaaccacTTCTgagtcagggggtataaaggactcatgggtaagcccagacattgagctgagctgggaggtagggtggcaagtgtctgggtgaggaggagagagtgattattgtattttgtttatgagtagtgtggagtggagggtgctttgtgcatgtt
The sequence above is drawn from the Erpetoichthys calabaricus chromosome 3, fErpCal1.3, whole genome shotgun sequence genome and encodes:
- the LOC114649443 gene encoding trace amine-associated receptor 13c-like; its protein translation is MMDANNLKSDQQYCYLLENTSCLRRTRSRETYVILYICSSISLILTIFGNLLVVISVSHFRQLHTPSNFLVLSLAAADFLIGIFLMPPKIIQIIEDCWYFGDNFCYFHALLGFLLTTVSVSNLVFIAIDRYVAVCDPLLYGTKITIPLIQIGISSSWILSVLYAWAILFFKGHYLTRDDGFVCLGECVGFYTKVWGIVDLIVTFIFPCTVIICLYSKVFMVVRRHLKKINTVNQQIKTKEADQNKIPKKSERKAAKTLGIVIFVFLLFCVPFYLCAIMNAYTDVVVPDAIFNIFLWLAYFNSGMNPIIYALFYPWFQKSIKLIVTLKICSPESSIMNVCSVDH